Below is a genomic region from Culicoides brevitarsis isolate CSIRO-B50_1 chromosome 2, AGI_CSIRO_Cbre_v1, whole genome shotgun sequence.
aaaaaattagaaacggACGATGACGACGTTCCCACTGACAACTCCgaggaggaagaagaagagcTTACTCTCGTAGCTATCACTCCTCGTAAGAACGTCGTCATCATACCAACAACAACTACCGCGCCCAAAAGCGTAAACAGGACAAAAATTGTTCCAAAAACCCCACCTACAACTCAATCCCCTCCCCCAAGTAGTTCCTCATCCCCCAATCCCGACATCGACGAAACTTACTATTACGATTACGAACCATTTGACGAAAACAGTGAATTTGACACGGATCTTGACTCGGAAACGATCATTATCGCGCAAAAAAAGCGCCCATCCGTGCAATCTGTGGCGCCATCTAGATTAGTTCCGCATTCGTTTCAAGTGAACCAAAATTTGGCGGGACAAGGATCGGAACTTGTTTCCGTGGAAGAAGTTGCCGAAATTAACAAGTTATCAACAACGTCAACGACAGAACAGGGACCGCGGCGATATGTGCCGAAAGAGAACGAAAAACAGATGACGGAAGAGCAAAAAAGgaagatcaaaaattacattgcAGCAGAAAGGGAACCAGAAACTTTCAAAGCTGTGACAGAAGATGTCAGTGAAGAAGATACAGTCCCAGTGAGAAATGCTCGAGTGTATCCTCGAACGACAACTACTTCAACGACATCTACGACAACTACTGAAAGTACAACAACTACATCGAGCACAACGACGCCTCGTCCAAAAACAACTACGaccacgacgacgacagagGAACCAACCACACAAAAAGTAGTTTTAAGGAATAGATTACAATTAGCAGTAACCAGTGATAATAATCAACATAAGCAAGTAGTAGAtagtaaattaattcatagtTTTAAGGATAGCGAATTTGACCAAagaagtaacaacaacaacaaccatcaACATAGATTAAGTGAGAAACCTGTCCCGCCCAAAGGACGCAATGCGCAAGTTTTGCAGGCACGCAAACCCGAGAAAACTCGAAGGATAATAAATCGCCTGCCCGAAAAGCTCCGATTTATTGAGCCAACAACTTTTGCGTATGCTCCAGCATCCAAATTGAAGTTGATCGAAACCTACAAAGGAGATGCCACAACTCCCATTCCAAAAACGAGTTCAACTACaagtacaacaacaactacagaGCTTCCATCAACAAGTTCTGCGATAAATGACAAACTTGATCACAATAGGTCTTCGGACCGCGGTGATGCCatcctcaaacctaacctaaatgacaaatttgaaGTTGTATCAGAGTCTAAACCTGATCCATCGCCACCTTTTACAGCCAATAACTTGCCAATTAATCGATTTGTTGAAACAATTCAGAGTTTCACGTCACGGGGAATTCTTTATAAAGAAGCCCTAAATCGGTCTTATACCCCATCGTACTTTACAAAAGCTGTGGTGTCTCCCTTTGATAGCTTGGCGGCACAAAAACGaggcgaaaaggataaattgaGAAGTAGCACTGTGAAATCCAGTGTAAGTGTGACTCCGTTAAAACCAATAATTAAAGGAGGCTTGATTCCGAATAGAGATGGATTCATTATTACAAATGCTCCAACAGTTTTTGGAGGAAGGGATACTAAACTTTTAACTTCAACGtcgacaacaacgacgacgacaactacTGAGGCTTCGACTACAAGCAAAAATGAGGAAGAAGAATTGCCTGTGACAGAAATCGCGTGGAAAGAAACTTCCACGACGACAGAAAATAGCGGAATATCCGCAACTCCTGGAAATTCAGCGGTTACAGAGGAACAAAAGAAGGAATTCCCAAGTAACAGAGGGCGCTATCGACCATTTGCCAGTTATGATGAGATTACAATCAGTCCCGTATCAACAACTACGACGACTGTTCAACCTCCTCACATGAAATCAAGGAACCCAATAAGGAAATTTACTCCAGTTGTTGTCAGTACGActtcaacgacgacgactacaACCACACAGCAGCCAATTTTCAGAAAGAAATTGGTAAGAGTTCGTCCCagtttcatacaaaaaccGACAACTACAGCATCAACAACTTCTGAATCTCCTCCTGAATATGAGGATGAACTTGATTATGAAAATGTTAACGATACAATTCCATCACTTCCGCAAGTTGTGATTGAAAAGGAGATGCCTGGTATTCGACAAAGACCTATTTTCAAGACAATCGAAGATGAAACCATCACTTCTACAAGCCCAAGACAAGAAGCTCTCATAATGCCTGTGAATCTTTTCAACAGAAAAGCTCCCGAGGCACCAAAGTTCGTTCAAATCACGGAGAAACCGAGATATTTTGCGGATTCAGGAAGATATGAGACAACTCAAGCAGCTGTTGAGAACGATCGAACCACAAAACGTTTCCGTGCGACAGTTGAGATGCCAGAGATGCGAGTGCCTGAACATGAAATCTCTTCAGAGAACGATAATTTGGACAGTAGTCCCGAAAACGATCAACATATCGCACATTTTGTGGATCCGGATCAGGAACTTGTTGATGGCGATGGAAGCAGTGACGAAGTCGATTATGCGTTTATTGAGACAACGCCTTCAGATATTCTGAAATACGATGAGGTTGAAAGAGTCAAGTCGACAACGACAACCAAAAGACCTACGGAAAACGAAGACGAAGTGacatcgacgacgacacaaAGACAAACAactacgacaacgacgaccaTGGATTTAAGTCCAAGCACTTCCCATCCCCGAAGTATGCTTCCGCCGCGCGCATCTCGTATCAATAATTCGATAAAAACGACAATTGCTGCAGCAGGGATACCACGAAGACTCAAACCAGCGTCCAGTTATAGTAGTAAATGTAATGAAAATTCACCATTTGCTAAATGCAACGAAATACCGTCGAGGTACTATCTTTTTActcatatttaaattaaattttaaataaaaaaaatagaataaaatttaattttaattaaaaaaaaagccgCTGTCACCTTCTTATCAATGTTCAGCTTattcgagacaaaaaaaaaataaaacgaactTTTTATGGCAGAGCTCTTTCTCCCTTTTTCTGTCTTTTCTTGGCACCATTCATGTGCTTCTCGTCaataaattgtacaaaaaccGAACGAAATAACGCCCAAAAGTTTAACTTTATACGTTCTGGGTGTCTCGcagttaaaactttttaacaaaaaaaaaacttttttaacactgcactttaatttttttatattagacAGGACTACGACACCTCTTTCAACTCATTCtacagtaaaaatttaactttaaagtctctctctttttatttctaattgaAGCATGTAGCGCGGTGGAACACACTTTTCATCTATCAGCATtatacattgaaaaaatactctgaaaacacagaaaaattcTGTCTCATCCTGAATTTGCATTGCCTTAGCATgaaaaacactcaaaaaaaattactctttaTGTCTTTCTGCACGCTGTTTTTGTGTTCTTTTCTATccttatttatatatattttctctctttttgtaaaatatttcaaaaaatttgattaatataatttttgggcGTTACTTTTATATTCTTACTACTaccaaaaagctttttttatgaGCAAATGAACTGTCCAGgaattttcttcagaaatcatatttaattgtcatttttttataaataagaaaaaaataattaattaaaaaaaaattaaaaattaattaaaataaataatttaaaaaattaaatttcataaaaaaatgattaaaaatttaaaaaataattttttaaataaaaaaaaaaaatgacaattaaatatgaaatttactaatatattttttaattaataatttttttaccgttATTAACAATGCTTCATATAAAACGAAGaatgcatgttttttttacaaatttttaaagaatttgataataaattttaatttttttgtttttaaaataaatttagaacaaaTAGTAACAGAAATCGTGGAAGCAGTTCGGATGGACAATCGAACAGTAGAGGAACACATCCACCGTAATTATGCTTTTCTTGCTTATTTTTCttgcctttttaaaaaatttcggtttaagaatattttttaataatttaaaaaaaaaatttttcagtcgcGCTCGCCCAACATTGAAACCGGCAGCTGGTCTTGTATCGAAAGCCCAACAATTCATCGACATTTATCGTTTCCCGCCAAATCGCCCAGATGCCTTGTATCCCCAACCGACGCCCGATAAGACAGCTGCCAAGTGTCGCAAGGATGTTTGTCTCTTGCCTGATTGCTTCTGTGGAGGCAAGGATATTCCCGGtaaggattttaattaaatttttattaaaaaaataattttaattttaaaaaaaattttttttaggagaaCTTCCTGTCAATCAAATCCCACAAATTGTCTTATTGACCTTCGATGACTCCGTTAACGACTTAAACAAGGGACTTTACCAGGATTTGTTTGAACGTGGACGTGTCAATCCCAACGGATGTCCCATTTCTGCCACTTTTTACGTGAGTCACGAATGGACCGATTACAGCCAAGTGCAGAATTTGTATTCGGATGGTCATGAAATGGCATCTCACACAGTTTCGCATAGTTTTGGCGAGCAGTTCAGCGTTAAGAAGTGGGCTCGTGAAGTTGCAGGTCAACGTGAAATTTTGTCAGCTTATGGCGGTGTCAAGTTGGAGGATGTTCGTGGATTCCGTGCGCCTTTCTTGTCAATCGGTGgcaataaaatgttcaaaatgttGCATGATTTCAACTTTACTTATGACTCGTCGATGCCTGTGTACGAAAATCGTCCTCCAAGCTGGCCTTATACTTTGGATTACAAAATCTTCCATGATTGCATGATTCCGCCATGCCCCACGAAATCCTATCCCGGCGTATGGGAAGTTCCTATGGTCATGTGGCAAGATTTGAATGGGGGACGTTGTAGCATGGGAGATGCCTGCAGTAATCCATCGGATGCCGAAAACGTTGAAAAAATGATCATGAAGAATTTCGAAAGACATTACACGACAAATCGGGCTCCTTTCGGTTTGTTCTATCACGCTGCTTGGTTCACGCAACCGCATCACAAAGAGGGCTTCATCAACTTTTTGGATAAAATCAATCAGATGAACGATGTTTATATCGTCACGAACTGGCAAGCCTTGCAATGGGTACGTGATCCAACGCCCTTGAGTCGCATGAATTCCTTCCAACCGTTCCAATGTAACTACCAGGTGAGtcctttttttgatttaacttacaaaaattattttctaactttttttaaaatttttttttaggatcgTCCAAAACGCTGCAACAATCCTAAAGTCTGCAATTTGTGGCACAAGAGTGGCGTTCGCTACATGAGAACTTGCCAACCATGCCCCGAAATCTACCCATGGACCGGAAAATCTGGCATCAGATCCTCGAGAATAGACAACGACTTAGAAGTAGCCGATAGTACTAATTAAATGAcgaaaattctaataatttattcactgaaatgagaaaaaaatatttaaaaaatacacaaaaaatattcttatacCTTTTATGATTTTAGTTTATAAACTTTTCCATCGAACCTTTTGATGTTTAATGTGGGCTTAAAATGTCAGTtccaaaaatttgagattcaGCTTTGAAATTAATgctttttaactgaaattaaataaaaaaaaattaaaattaggatATTTGCCCCACTctggtaaataattaaaaatattatatataaaatataatatatattattattttaaaaaaatactcaatttGATTCTTTTCTTACAcgttttagaataaaaattaattattatgttcCGAtgcacttttcatttttttatagcttttatacttatttaatcaatatataaaaacaatattatttaatttgttttgtaaattttttataaatttattttttttgtaagaaattgttAATTGTTATTAAGGTGTCCATCATACATcgtttaatgtaaaaaaaaaacaaaatttgcatcaaaattCGAGTTTTTGTAAACAAGCATCTACTTTAGTCGCCATATTATTTCcgaaaacatacaaaaatataataaaaatgatgttttGCATAcctttttgactaaaaatatttcttaaaaaatatactaaataatttcgaaatttcacttacgctaaaaaaaagtattaatttttgaaaatctttcgTTAATAATCatcaagaaaacaaaaatctttgtaaatagtattattttatatgatttatatttaaatataaaatattgtgtACTTAGATTAGGAttaaaaagaatcaaaaaaaattaaaaaaaaaacatacaaaaggtagtaaactaataaaatattatgtagttttaattagcaaaaaaaaaagaaagaaaaagtgagctttcaacgaaaaatcataataataactgGAAATACTCAGACTCGTCTTTAAAAGCCATCAATGTTACTCAAAAAGTAATGCAATATATATTGAGAAAGTgtcggaaaaaataaatttgattgatgagtgatattttattacaacgaACAACTTTTAGGATGtataatttatatatgatgaaaaaaaaaatgaaaataaatttattgtatataattttattataaattaataaatttgttttttatttggcaTGTTATTAGATGAAAAAGGCTTCAAGAActtgttgaaatatttaacgtTCGTTacaccttcaaaaaaaatcatcctaaattttttaagttaaattttagaaaaaaaatattaaaataaagaaaaagttaagtatttgagcttttttttatattttttaacattaataataatataaataaattaaaattttaattaaaaatagaataaaaaattgaaaaaatatttttaaaatataaatttaactttaaaattattaatttatattaaaattaataaaagttaaattaattttatcgatttttttatgaattttattttttttttattttttataaattttattctgttgaaatttaaactttgtgtgaatttaattttcattatcaaataaaataaaattatattatatctataaataaaaataaatctattaaaacaaattttgtaaaaatgaaatgaaaacaaattgttttcagttttaaatcaatttttaattttatttttaaattaaaggctaatttaagttaattctttatttttttgtaaaaaattataatccttcaattgaaagttttttatgttattatttttttgttgttagttTCTAaccaaaattctaaaaactaaaaaatgaacaaaaagtcATTGTGTTTGGGTTAAGAGGTGTCtttgtatgggaggtccattttagAGAACCATAGGGtaaaagtgatgtatggcaaCGTTTTACGAAAACTTTCtgcatcatttttttgaaatttgcaaattcggtttaaatttgaaaattttttgttatttttaaatatggggaaaatttttttgggatcatgcctcgaattccattattgaaaaataaatttaatgaatttattaaaaaaattttttaaaattaaaatttaaaattaataaaattattaattttaggcaatttttttaaaatttatttttaattcatttttttttattttttattctgttaAAATCTCAACTTTGTgtttacttaattttcattataaaataaaaaaaaaattgtaaaaatgaagtgaaaaaaattgttttgagtttttactcaatatttaatttaatttttaaattaaaggattaaagcctaaattattatttatttttttttgaattgtaaaacatttcttttttttatattatccttcaataatttgaaaatcttaCCTAATtatgtcttatttttttgttttgctccaAATAAAGAAGCTCtaaaaagataaacaaaaagtttgtttttggccttgagaatttttcaacCGGAAAATCTGTGACTATGCCAacgattcttttttaaatttcttcccaCAGTTTTActctgcagaaaaaaaagttgttaaaataattttttacatgctTTTTTACatgctttttattaaaatccaaacagtaaaaaattttgtctttttataattattaataaaaatttaaaattagagaaaattatattttaacatgTTTCGATCATTTtatggtttaaaatttcaa
It encodes:
- the LOC134831435 gene encoding uncharacterized protein LOC134831435, translated to MDIKFLKGLLFLSTTLVLTVSTLSQTARPVRQGSSSRALGISPKSSSSGVDFQCPEEFGYYPHPTDCSQYYVCVFGGALLESCTGGLMYSNELQTCDWPRNVGCEVAEITAPSAPAATRHESPRAQPQTSRVRFSSLPSGPSGPSGPSAPSAPARIQQISSSQVFPPPPEPLRVAPNPVITTRGQPRNLPQQEDIAKLYAEAHDTLPPIREDEDTDTQQRVYRGQPSIVTQVHRDRDGILQQPSVNAIPTQQKVGSFAYVPQVQNFRVESSSPASTSQQKSTYNKNYYNASNNYQPANYDNYYTVYDDDVELYRDNDYQPPQTQYNQNKQTVSSTYRPTPSVTPSTLSTQRESYATQRPQTTYQSSSPLYDYDDALVAQLEEDDRYSRPSSASSSSSSSRGHTRTNSNRNRGSSSDGQSNSRGTHPPRARPTLKPAAGLVSKAQQFIDIYRFPPNRPDALYPQPTPDKTAAKCRKDVCLLPDCFCGGKDIPGELPVNQIPQIVLLTFDDSVNDLNKGLYQDLFERGRVNPNGCPISATFYVSHEWTDYSQVQNLYSDGHEMASHTVSHSFGEQFSVKKWAREVAGQREILSAYGGVKLEDVRGFRAPFLSIGGNKMFKMLHDFNFTYDSSMPVYENRPPSWPYTLDYKIFHDCMIPPCPTKSYPGVWEVPMVMWQDLNGGRCSMGDACSNPSDAENVEKMIMKNFERHYTTNRAPFGLFYHAAWFTQPHHKEGFINFLDKINQMNDVYIVTNWQALQWVRDPTPLSRMNSFQPFQCNYQDRPKRCNNPKVCNLWHKSGVRYMRTCQPCPEIYPWTGKSGIRSSRIDNDLEVADSTN